The following coding sequences lie in one Carassius gibelio isolate Cgi1373 ecotype wild population from Czech Republic chromosome A17, carGib1.2-hapl.c, whole genome shotgun sequence genomic window:
- the LOC128031695 gene encoding SH3 domain-containing YSC84-like protein 1 isoform X4, whose translation MNNPIPANLKSEAKKAAKILREFTEISNRMGPDKLIPAHVIAKAEGLAILSVFKAGFMITARGGSGIVIARLSDGRWSAPSAIGIAGLGGGFEIGLESSDFVIILNQRRAVDAFSKGGNLTLGGNCTVAVGPLGRNLEADVAFRSTAAVYSYCKSRGLYAGVSLVGSYLIERKEANRKFYGQDIRASAILNGDVEPPPEAYDLYTILQDYTEKYTSDWQNKYMQGSSKVTTSSAPVRPRPPSQRAASSFYTPKAQASPAAKPVLYPSLNNWDTESSGS comes from the exons TGAATAACCCTATTCCTGCTAACCTAAAGTCTGAGGCCAAGAAGGCCGCCAAGATCCTCAGAGAGTTCACAGAAATCTCCAACAGAATGGGCCCTGACAAACTTATTCCAG CTCATGTCATTGCCAAGGCTGAAGGACTGGCCATCCTGTCAGTCTTCAAAGCGGGTTTCATGATCACTGCGAGGGGCGGCAGTGGGATCGTGATCGCAAGACTCTCTGATGGAA GATGGTCTGCTCCTTCAGCCATTGGCATTGCTGGACTTGGTGGAGGATTTGAAATTGGCCTTGAG TCATCAGATTTTGTCATCATCCTGAATCAGAGGAGAGCTGTGGATGCTTTTAGTAAAGGGGGGAATCTTACTCTTGGAGGAAACTGCACTGTGGCTGTTGGGCCTCTTGGCAG GAATTTGGAGGCAGATGTGGCGTTTCGCAGTACAGCGGCTGTCTACTCGTACTGCAAATCTCGTGGTCTTTATGCTGGAGTGTCCCTTGTTGGTTCCTACCTCATCGAACGCAAAGAAGCCAACCGAAA GTTTTATGGCCAAGACATTCGTGCTTCTGCTATTCTCAATGGAGATGTGGAACCCCCGCCTGAAGCATATGATTTGTACACCATTTTGCAGGACTACACAGAGAAATACACTAGTGACTGGCAGAACAAATACATGCAAGGCTCAAGCAAGGTCACT ACGAGTTCAGCTCCAGTTAGACCAAGGCCTCCCTCGCAGAGAGCTGCCTCCTCTTTTTACACACCCAAGGCACAGG CTTCTCCAGCTGCGAAGCCAGTTCTGTATCCAAGCTTAAACAACTGGGATACTGAAAGCTCAG GTTCCTAA
- the LOC128031695 gene encoding SH3 domain-containing YSC84-like protein 1 isoform X5: MNNPIPANLKSEAKKAAKILREFTEISNRMGPDKLIPAHVIAKAEGLAILSVFKAGFMITARGGSGIVIARLSDGRWSAPSAIGIAGLGGGFEIGLESSDFVIILNQRRAVDAFSKGGNLTLGGNCTVAVGPLGRNLEADVAFRSTAAVYSYCKSRGLYAGVSLVGSYLIERKEANRKFYGQDIRASAILNGDVEPPPEAYDLYTILQDYTEKYTSDWQNKYMQGSSKVTTSSAPVRPRPPSQRAASSFYTPKAQASPAAKPVLYPSLNNWDTESSD, translated from the exons TGAATAACCCTATTCCTGCTAACCTAAAGTCTGAGGCCAAGAAGGCCGCCAAGATCCTCAGAGAGTTCACAGAAATCTCCAACAGAATGGGCCCTGACAAACTTATTCCAG CTCATGTCATTGCCAAGGCTGAAGGACTGGCCATCCTGTCAGTCTTCAAAGCGGGTTTCATGATCACTGCGAGGGGCGGCAGTGGGATCGTGATCGCAAGACTCTCTGATGGAA GATGGTCTGCTCCTTCAGCCATTGGCATTGCTGGACTTGGTGGAGGATTTGAAATTGGCCTTGAG TCATCAGATTTTGTCATCATCCTGAATCAGAGGAGAGCTGTGGATGCTTTTAGTAAAGGGGGGAATCTTACTCTTGGAGGAAACTGCACTGTGGCTGTTGGGCCTCTTGGCAG GAATTTGGAGGCAGATGTGGCGTTTCGCAGTACAGCGGCTGTCTACTCGTACTGCAAATCTCGTGGTCTTTATGCTGGAGTGTCCCTTGTTGGTTCCTACCTCATCGAACGCAAAGAAGCCAACCGAAA GTTTTATGGCCAAGACATTCGTGCTTCTGCTATTCTCAATGGAGATGTGGAACCCCCGCCTGAAGCATATGATTTGTACACCATTTTGCAGGACTACACAGAGAAATACACTAGTGACTGGCAGAACAAATACATGCAAGGCTCAAGCAAGGTCACT ACGAGTTCAGCTCCAGTTAGACCAAGGCCTCCCTCGCAGAGAGCTGCCTCCTCTTTTTACACACCCAAGGCACAGG CTTCTCCAGCTGCGAAGCCAGTTCTGTATCCAAGCTTAAACAACTGGGATACTGAAAGCTCAG